ATCTTAACCACTGGTTTCTATTTCGATCGCTTACTAACGCGTACCCGTTCACTTGTATCAGCAATGCATTCAGGTGCAGACAACCTTATGTCTATGCCAGAAAGCATGTTTGCTATCGAGTAAACACGATATGTAATGAAATGCCGAGCACCTGCTCGGCATTTTTATCTTTACCGTTTTGCGAAAGGCTAGGTATGCCACTAAACGCAGTAACATCTCACACCATTTCTATTCAAGATCACCGTATATATTATCTAGAAAGAAAAGGGCAAACCTCAAATAGCCCGTTACTTATCTTATTTCATGGATTCCCTGAAAATGCCCATACATGGGAAGCGCTCATCAATGCTTTGCCACCTGATTATCATATTATTGCGCCTGATTTACCGGGCTACCATCAATCAGATCCATTGACAGATAGGAGCGATTACCAAGTTCCTTCCTTGGTTGCTCGTATGAAGGAATTTGTTGAAACAGTTAGCGAAGGTCGAAAAGCGATACTAGTGGGTCACGATTGGGGTGGGGCGATAGCTTGGCCGCTAGCAGCTTTTCAACCTAATTTGTTTACTAAGCTGGTTATTTTAAATGCCGCGCACCCAAGCACTTTCACCCAAGCGCTTAAAACCAGTCGCGCTCAGCGCAAGAAAAGTGAATACATAAAATCGCTAGTGGCAGACGATGCAGAGGCAGTTTTAAAGCAGACCGATTTTGCGTTGCTTAAGGGGATGCTCGGCTCTGCTCTGTTTGACGGAGACATGCCCAAAAACGCGATGTCCAAAAGCGCCATGCCCAAAAATAAAGATCATAAAGCTAGCCCAGATAGCTACGGGCAAAGACTACTTCGTAGTTGGCGCAATACTCCAACATTGTCAGCCATGCTGAACTATTACCGAGAAATGCCACAAATGGCACCCGATGAGCACGCACCTGAAACAGAATTGTCACGCTTACGCGTACCGGTTCTACGCGTCACTTTACCTACATTGGTATTATGGGGGCGTTTAGATGATGCGTTTGATGAAGGTATCTTGAATGGTTTAACAGTGTACGTTCCCGACCTACGAATTGTGTATCACGATACGGCAACACATTGGGTTCACAGAGAGCAAGCGAATTGGGCGGCAAAAGAAATAACTGATTTTGCAACGTAGGATTATTTAAGAAAGTGTGAGAAAAGCGATATGGGAAAAGGGGCGTGGCCCCTCTCGGGGCCACAAGCACGGCATCCTGCCGTTACCATGTTGAACTGCTGTATCTTTACATGGTGCGAAGTATCTTAAAACTAGATACGTTCGTTAAGCTCGCTAGAGATAGGGCTTGATTGAAGACCTTGCTCAGCAATCCACGCTTGAAGTGTTTTACCGTCTGCTTCTGGGTTTTGTAGTTCACGACTTGGCATTTTCTTAACCAAAAGTGTACCTACATCTACCGCGTTGTTTACGATAGCAGTACGGATTAGGCTGTTGCCGTTACACGAAATACCTGAGTAGTAATCATGTAATTTTAATTTGAAATCTGATTGTACACGACGCATCTTTTTACGTAATTCGCCTTTATCGTCTGCTTGAACGATAGTACAGATGTTGGCTAGCGCTTCGTTTACATCGGCTTGTGCTGCGTTAGAGAAAGCTAGAGTAGATGCTGCGATAACTAAAGAAGTTTTAACAATTTTCAACATGGTTAATTTCCTTTCGTATTTAATGTTTAATTTAAAGTTTGTCTGTTCGGTTCGGGAATAATTAAAAACCAAATGGGCAGGTCAGAAAACATGGAAGCAAATAACAGGGTATCCCAAAGTATACCTTATACCAAAGTTGTGGGATGGGAGTTGGGTTCTAGCCCTTTATTTACAAGGTGCCAACCTAAAGTATAAGAAAAAATTGAAACGGCAAACCTACGTCAACTTATCGGTGAAAAAAGCGAAAAATAAATTTGAAAAGGTAAATGGACATGGATTTTGCTCACCTATCCAGCTCAGAATCGCTAATTTTTTACGCTTTGTTTGAATATCGTTAGATAAAAGCAGCGTTTTAGGGAAATCTGTTTTTATTAAGAAGAGTGGGCGTGGTGGAGCGATTAAATAGCATTATTGATTAGCACAATCAATTGGTAGTGTTGAACTGCAGCATTTAATTACATTATTAATAGGCGTAGATAAATAACCAATACGATTACCCATCTACGCTCTAAGAAAAAAACTCACTAAAAAATACGGCCTACGAAAAAAGCCTGTTAGCTATTGAGTAAGGCTTGGGCAGTGGTTTCATTGGTAATGAGTGAATTGATAAGTTTAGATCGCAACGCGCCTAAAATAGCGTCTTTCTTATTCATACCTGCCGCAATACCCACAACTGGCTTATCAGACGCTAGGGTTAATTTGCTACTGGTTACTCTTCGATTTACTTCGCAATCCACAATAGCGCCTTCACGATTGTAAACCCATCCGATGACCTCTCCAGTGGCCCCCATAGACGACAAGCTTTGCGTTTCGTTATCGTTAATGAAGCCATCAACATGCAGTGGCGATGTGTTGCCTAAATTACCAATGCCTACAAAAGTAATGTCTGCTTGTCGAGCCAGTTTGTGAATTCGCGCAATGTGAGCTTGTTGATGCAGTTGCTCGCGTTCAATTTCAGAACCCGCAATAACAGGCAGTGGCATGGGGTAATGTTGGGCCTTTACTCTATCGGCAATGTGTACTGCAACATCATAGCGGGTGGCTTCACCATTGTTGGCAATATTCCCTACCAAAGACACAATTTTGTGCTGCGGGCAGTTCATTAATGCTAGTTCGTCAGCACACGCGCGTAAAACGCGGCCAGTACCAAATGCAATTGTTTGTGGTGAGTCAGATTTAAGCGAGCGCTCTATGGCACTGGCTCCTGCTTGCCCCAAGCCTAAGGTAGAGTTTTCGTCGCCAACCACAGAGGGCACGACTTCACAAAATTGCAAACCGAAGCGCTGTTGAATAGTTTCAGCTAACTCCATGCAACGGGCAATAGGGTGCTCGAGTCGCACCTTCACGAGCCCTTCAGACATGGCCAGCGCCACTAAGCGCTGGGCACTTTGTCGAGAAGTATTTAAACGTTTCGCAATTTCGTCTTGTGTCTTACCGCCTACATAATAAAGCCAGCCAGCACGAGCGGCTTCGTCGAGACGTTGATTTTCTAGTTGTTGTTTTTTACTCATTTATTCTTGTTCCATCAATCAGATACCAACTTAGGGTAGGCTTGTATAAAGTTATCCCAATGGGAAATGGTTGTCGTGTGGTTTGTTGGCATATCCTTTAAATGACTCCCCCCCGTGTAATGAATAACCTGCATGTTTGCGGCAATACCAGCCTCAATGCCCGCAGGGGAGTCTTCAATAACAATACATTGTTTAGGCGCAACACCCATTTTTTCAGCCGCGTATAAAAAAAGATCGGGGGCTGGCTTCCCATTTTTTACTAAAGAGCGTGTAAATATATTGCCAGTGAAATACTGGCTTAAACCAGTACAAGATAAGGCGTACTCTGTGCGCTCGGGCGAACTGCTAGTAGCAAGACAATAGGGAACCGTTAGCCTAGATAGTAGGCTTTCAATGCCCAGCGTAGGCATCAAATTTTTAGCAAAGCTTCGCTTCAGCAAAATATGAAATTCATCTTTAATTTGAGTGGTGACAGTCAGGCCAAAATCATGATGAATTTGTTGTTCAACATGTTGCATACTTTTGCCAAGAAATTTGCTGATAAAATATTCCGCGTTAATCGACACTCCATAAGTCTCAAGTAAGCGCTGCCAGCTTTGCATCGACAACATTTCACTATCAATTAACACGCCATCACAGTCGAAAATGACAAGGCTGCTTTCAATTGTCATGTAATTCCTTAATGCATTCCAGATACGCATGTACTCCATTAAGAAGCAATTTTACGTACAAGCCCGAGAATAAACCAATTCAAGTTTACCTAATTAAGCTATTTAGCTCTATGAGTAAAATGAAGGGAAAGCCCTTTGGGTTAACACGCTACAACTGGGGGAAAAAACGCCTCTTCAGGCTATTCTTCATCATTTCTCACCATTTTGTCAGTAGAATACTTCCATTGAGGTAAATGACGAAAGAGTATTAAACAGGCTGCCAGGCCGTATCACTTCAAAATACTTATTTTACTTACGCATAACATATCGTGCCCTTACCGAGTTTTTAAGTCAACAAGCCCCCTATAGGCACAGTAATAACAGTTAAATTCAAACAAAAATGAACCTACAAGTAATAACATTTATTGGATACAAATTAACTTGTTAACCGAATTATAACGTTAGGCTTGTTAATTCCGTTTACATTTAAACATCGATATATAAGTATTGCCCGTGAGAAATAACTCACAGCTGTGGCAAATGCCCATTTGGGTTAACGGTTACTGAGCCAAACCTAAAAATTTCCAATTATGTTTTGGGTGAAGGCGTCGTTTTATGAGTGTTAACGTACTGATAATAATATTCATAACAAGTGTAGTTTTGGTAGCTAGCAGTAAAATGCACTTTGGACATACCAAAGCGGTGAATAAAGTAGCGAGATAGAAAATGAAAACAGATTCAAGCAATGGCGACATTGCACAGATAGGTGACGAGCAACTCCCAGTTGCAAAACACCAATTGAAGGGCTGGAAGCACTTCATGGGACTTTATGCTGGTGAGCACGTTGCAGCCACCGAGTTTGTGTTTGGTGCTACCTTTGTTGCCTTAGGCGCAACCATGACCGACATTCTGTTTGGTTTACTTATCGGTAATATATTAGCGGTACTTAGTTGGACGCTAATCACTACGCCCATCGCCGTAGATACACGCCTAAGTTTATATACTTACTTGCATAAAATTGCGGGTGATTCGATGACCAAGCTCTATAACTGGGCCAACGTCATCATATTTACCGTTATATCTGCCGCAATGATAACCGTATCTGCTACGGCGGTCAGGTTCGCATTGAATATTCCCGCCCAACTTGATTGGTATCCAACGAACCTGGCGTTTGTAGGTGTTGTTGCAGCGGTTGGCGTCATCGTGGTGTTTGTCGCCATGTACGGCTTCAATGCGGTGTCTGATTTTTCTCGTATTTGCGCACCTTGGTTATTCACTATGTTTGTGTGTGGTCCATTAGTGCTAATGCCAGCATTGGCTGATGCAGTAATTGGTCAAACATTCTTAACAAGTTGGGCTGACTTCATGCACATAGGATCTGTGTCGGTATGGACTGGTTTAACCCCCTCTGGTGAACAGGGTATTGGCTTACTCGAAGTTATTGGCTTCTCTTGGGCAGCAAATACAATCACCCATTTTGGTTTGATTGATATGGCTATGCTTCGTTTTGCTAAACGTAAAGTTTACGGCCTTACTACTTCTGCTGGTATGCTTTTCGGTCACTATGTGGCATGGATTTCTGCAGGTATTATGGGGGCAGGTACTGCTATTATCGTCCAAAAATCTATTACAGAATTAGACCCAGGTGATGTCGCCTTCCACGCATTAGGTCTATCAGGGTTGGTCATTGTTATTGTTGCTGGTTGGACAACCGCGAATGCTAACTTGTACCGCGCGGGCTTAGCAGCTCAAGCTATTTTTAAAGATAAATCTCGAATTAAAACCACCGCCACAGTAGGCATGGTTACCGTTGTTATCGCGTGTTTCCCATTCGTATTTACTAAACTGCTTCCCTTATTAACCTATGCTGGATTATTAGTAGTTCCTGTTGGCGGTATTGTATTCGCTGAACACGTCATCTTCCCGCGTATTGGTTACACTCGTTATTGGGCACATTTCCAAAACTTAACCCACAGCACACCTGCAGTAGCGACCTGGGGATTAGGGCTTGTATTTGGATTTGGTCTTAATGCATTGGATGTTATTTCATTCTATTACCTGTTTATTCCAACGTGGATATTCACCATTATTGTTTACACCTTGTTGGCCGCAAAGTATGGTGCAAAGCGTCAATACGTTGAAGAAAAAGCAGAAATGGATGCTTTCGATAAAGAAGTTGAAATTCAGCAGGAGCGTCAAGGCGCTGAGATTCCAACACCTGCAATAGACACGTCAATGTTATCGAAATTACTAAAAGTTGTGTCTTGGGGTAGCTTATTGGTGACGACGTTATTAGCCATTAATGCCTTCTCGTTAAGCCCAGATGTAGCCAATTACGAAAGTAACAGAGAGATGTTCTTTAACTTGGCTTTCGTATGCACAATTATTTACTTTACTACTGCTTACTGGTCAATGCGTCGCCACAAAGCACTTGCGAAATAGAGGTTTTTTATGCAACCAGCAACTAATATGCGTTTGAACCGTACTGCGTTATCTTCTCTTGATGAGAGCATCGCTGTACCTCAGTACGATGTATCTCGTGTAGAAGCCGGTATTGTTCATGTTGGCGTGGGCGGCTTCCACCGTGCCCACGAAGCCATGTACGTAGATGCGTATATGAACGTAACAGGTGACACTTCATGGGGTATATGTGGGGTAGGGCTGCGTGAAGCTGACCGTCATATGCAATCACTTTTAAAAGAGCAAGACTACCTTTATACATTGGTAGAAAAGCACGCAAATGGTGAACGTAAAGCCCGTGTTATTGGTGCCCTTACCGACTTTTTAATTGCGGGCGATAGCCCCATTGCCATTATTGATAAAATGGCGTCCGAGGCAATTAAAATTGTTTCGCTGACTATCACTGAAGGTGGGTATAACTTCGACCCCACTACCGGCGAATTTATTGCACAAAATCCTGACGTTCAGCACGATTTAGCCAATCCAGAATCGCCAAAATTAGTGTTTGGCTATTTAACGGCAGCACTTAAAAAGCGTAAAGAAATGGGCATCGCACCTTTTACGGTGATGTCGTGCGATAACATTCAACATAATGGTGATGTACTCAAAGCCATGTTGTTGTCTTATGTTCGTCTTGCGGATACCGATTTTGCTAATTGGGTTGAGGAAAACGTAAGCTTTCCTAATTCAATGGTCGATCGCATTACTCCCGCAACGACTGATGAAGACAAAGCGGCATTAGTTGAATCAGGTATTGAAGACAGCTGGCCTGTAGTATGCGAACCGTTCGATCAATGGATTATTGCTGATAAATTTTGCAATGAACGCCCAGCGTTTGAAGATGTTGGTGCACAGTTTGTAGACAATGTGGCACCTTATGAAAAATTGAAGCTAAGAATGCTAAACGCGGGTCACTCTGTGTTGGGGTTAACGGGTTCACTTGCCGGGCTTGATACAATTCATGAAAGTGTAGCCCAAACGGAACTTCGTTCTCTGCTAGCAACCTTCATGGTAGATGAAGTAATGCCAACCCTAGATCCGGTTGCAGGTATTGATGTTCACGATTACAAAAATATTTTACTAGCACGATTTGCAAATCCGTACATTAAAGATTCACTGTCCAGAATTTGTTTGGAAAGCTCAGCAAAAATTCCTGTGTTTTTGTTACCTACCATTCGTGAGAACTTAGCAAATGGTGGAAAAGTTGATATTAGTGCCCTAATACTTGCAGCGTGGAGTTTCTATTCAGATAAACGCACGTCGCAAAAAGGTACGCCGCTCGTTATTCAAGATCAACTTGCTGATGAATTGCACAATGCTGCTTCACGTTACCAAGATGATGCTTTGTCTTTCTTGAAAGTGACCAGTGTTTTCGGTGATTTAAGCGATGAGGCAGGCTTCACGCCTGTATATCAAGGTTACTTGAGCCGAATTTATAGCGGTGAGTCTATTTTAGAAATAGCTAAATCGCTAACAAGTGCACCAAACGAGCCAGCTCTCGTCTAGTAGATACAAAGAAAAGAGGCGACCTTGTGGTCGCCTCTTTAAGTGCAGATTACTCTGCAACCATGTTGAATCTTTTCACATGGTATGTGAATTTTTTATTTGTAAACGTCCGCTCAGGGCTGCTTATAATCTTCCGCTCAGGGCTGCTTATAATCTTCCGCTCAAGACTGTGGCAATTTCGTTACCTTCCAAACCATTCTCAGCAACCCATGCTTGCAACGTCTTACCGTCTGTTTCTGGTGCTGATAAATCACTCTTTGGCATCTTTTTAACTAGCAGTGAACCTGCTTCTACAGCGTTGCTCAGCATTGCTGTACGTATCAGGCTGTTGCCGCTACAGCTAACACCCGAATAATAATCTTTTAGTTTAAGGCGATAATCTGATTCTACAGAACGCATTTTCTTGCGTAGCTCACCTTTATCATCTGCTTGTACGATAGTACAAATGTTTGCTAATGCTTCGTTTACGTTGGCTTGCGCCATGCCAGATACACCCAGAGTTGCTGCGATAACTAGCGAAGTTTTAACGATTTTCAACATGGTCAATTCCTCGGTTTAATTTAAAAGTATGTTCGTTCGTTGGGTTCTATTAAACGCAAAATTTTTGAGGTTAGAAAGCCTTGGTCTAATACTAAGGTATACAGTTTAATATCTAAGTGGCGTTGAAAGGGTAAGCGCAAAAAAAGGCACACCACTAAGAAGAGGTGTGCCTTAGGGAATAACGAGTAAACGTTAATGGCTTTTAAAGTGGCTCGACACTTCCATAATCTGCTCACGCATCCACATATGGGCGTAATCGTGATCTGCACTTACGTGCCAATATAAGAAGTACTCTACGGTAGGTAGATCGAAAGGTAATTCATAAATGGCTAAGTCGTAGTGTTTAGCTAGATGAAATGGCAAACAAGCTATAAGGTCGGTTTTCACAATTGTACTGGGCACAGTTAAAAAGTGTTGGCTTCGCATAACTTCTTTACGGCGTTTACCCATTCTATCTAGTGCTACATCAATAGGGCCGGCACCTGATTTACGTTGCGACACATTAATGTGACCTAAGCGTAAAAAGGTGTCTAAATCTAAACCGTTCTTTAACGCAGGGTGGTTCTTTCGTGCTAAAACCACAAATCTGTCTTGCGCTATTTTTTCTTTGCATAAATGCGGATCGCTAAATGTGGACGCATCGGCGAAGAAATCTAAGGTACCGCTGGCC
The nucleotide sequence above comes from Alteromonas naphthalenivorans. Encoded proteins:
- a CDS encoding mannitol dehydrogenase family protein; amino-acid sequence: MQPATNMRLNRTALSSLDESIAVPQYDVSRVEAGIVHVGVGGFHRAHEAMYVDAYMNVTGDTSWGICGVGLREADRHMQSLLKEQDYLYTLVEKHANGERKARVIGALTDFLIAGDSPIAIIDKMASEAIKIVSLTITEGGYNFDPTTGEFIAQNPDVQHDLANPESPKLVFGYLTAALKKRKEMGIAPFTVMSCDNIQHNGDVLKAMLLSYVRLADTDFANWVEENVSFPNSMVDRITPATTDEDKAALVESGIEDSWPVVCEPFDQWIIADKFCNERPAFEDVGAQFVDNVAPYEKLKLRMLNAGHSVLGLTGSLAGLDTIHESVAQTELRSLLATFMVDEVMPTLDPVAGIDVHDYKNILLARFANPYIKDSLSRICLESSAKIPVFLLPTIRENLANGGKVDISALILAAWSFYSDKRTSQKGTPLVIQDQLADELHNAASRYQDDALSFLKVTSVFGDLSDEAGFTPVYQGYLSRIYSGESILEIAKSLTSAPNEPALV
- a CDS encoding DUF3718 domain-containing protein, whose protein sequence is MLKIVKTSLVIAATLGVSGMAQANVNEALANICTIVQADDKGELRKKMRSVESDYRLKLKDYYSGVSCSGNSLIRTAMLSNAVEAGSLLVKKMPKSDLSAPETDGKTLQAWVAENGLEGNEIATVLSGRL
- a CDS encoding sugar-binding transcriptional regulator, which encodes MSKKQQLENQRLDEAARAGWLYYVGGKTQDEIAKRLNTSRQSAQRLVALAMSEGLVKVRLEHPIARCMELAETIQQRFGLQFCEVVPSVVGDENSTLGLGQAGASAIERSLKSDSPQTIAFGTGRVLRACADELALMNCPQHKIVSLVGNIANNGEATRYDVAVHIADRVKAQHYPMPLPVIAGSEIEREQLHQQAHIARIHKLARQADITFVGIGNLGNTSPLHVDGFINDNETQSLSSMGATGEVIGWVYNREGAIVDCEVNRRVTSSKLTLASDKPVVGIAAGMNKKDAILGALRSKLINSLITNETTAQALLNS
- a CDS encoding LysR family transcriptional regulator — its product is MNLNRIDLNLFAVFDAIYTAGSLTKAADVLCITQPAVSNSLARLREMLNDPLFVRTGHSMTPTPVAQNIIVPARQALALLRKSVQESHTFDPLTAEKAFNFASRDLLEVSIMPRLVSRLQNLAPNISLTNYEIPRSQIVSAMASGTLDFFADASTFSDPHLCKEKIAQDRFVVLARKNHPALKNGLDLDTFLRLGHINVSQRKSGAGPIDVALDRMGKRRKEVMRSQHFLTVPSTIVKTDLIACLPFHLAKHYDLAIYELPFDLPTVEYFLYWHVSADHDYAHMWMREQIMEVSSHFKSH
- a CDS encoding DUF3718 domain-containing protein gives rise to the protein MLKIVKTSLVIAASTLAFSNAAQADVNEALANICTIVQADDKGELRKKMRRVQSDFKLKLHDYYSGISCNGNSLIRTAIVNNAVDVGTLLVKKMPSRELQNPEADGKTLQAWIAEQGLQSSPISSELNERI
- a CDS encoding alpha/beta fold hydrolase, producing MPLNAVTSHTISIQDHRIYYLERKGQTSNSPLLILFHGFPENAHTWEALINALPPDYHIIAPDLPGYHQSDPLTDRSDYQVPSLVARMKEFVETVSEGRKAILVGHDWGGAIAWPLAAFQPNLFTKLVILNAAHPSTFTQALKTSRAQRKKSEYIKSLVADDAEAVLKQTDFALLKGMLGSALFDGDMPKNAMSKSAMPKNKDHKASPDSYGQRLLRSWRNTPTLSAMLNYYREMPQMAPDEHAPETELSRLRVPVLRVTLPTLVLWGRLDDAFDEGILNGLTVYVPDLRIVYHDTATHWVHREQANWAAKEITDFAT
- a CDS encoding HAD family hydrolase, with product MTIESSLVIFDCDGVLIDSEMLSMQSWQRLLETYGVSINAEYFISKFLGKSMQHVEQQIHHDFGLTVTTQIKDEFHILLKRSFAKNLMPTLGIESLLSRLTVPYCLATSSSPERTEYALSCTGLSQYFTGNIFTRSLVKNGKPAPDLFLYAAEKMGVAPKQCIVIEDSPAGIEAGIAANMQVIHYTGGSHLKDMPTNHTTTISHWDNFIQAYPKLVSD
- a CDS encoding purine-cytosine permease family protein encodes the protein MKTDSSNGDIAQIGDEQLPVAKHQLKGWKHFMGLYAGEHVAATEFVFGATFVALGATMTDILFGLLIGNILAVLSWTLITTPIAVDTRLSLYTYLHKIAGDSMTKLYNWANVIIFTVISAAMITVSATAVRFALNIPAQLDWYPTNLAFVGVVAAVGVIVVFVAMYGFNAVSDFSRICAPWLFTMFVCGPLVLMPALADAVIGQTFLTSWADFMHIGSVSVWTGLTPSGEQGIGLLEVIGFSWAANTITHFGLIDMAMLRFAKRKVYGLTTSAGMLFGHYVAWISAGIMGAGTAIIVQKSITELDPGDVAFHALGLSGLVIVIVAGWTTANANLYRAGLAAQAIFKDKSRIKTTATVGMVTVVIACFPFVFTKLLPLLTYAGLLVVPVGGIVFAEHVIFPRIGYTRYWAHFQNLTHSTPAVATWGLGLVFGFGLNALDVISFYYLFIPTWIFTIIVYTLLAAKYGAKRQYVEEKAEMDAFDKEVEIQQERQGAEIPTPAIDTSMLSKLLKVVSWGSLLVTTLLAINAFSLSPDVANYESNREMFFNLAFVCTIIYFTTAYWSMRRHKALAK